In a genomic window of Neoarius graeffei isolate fNeoGra1 chromosome 13, fNeoGra1.pri, whole genome shotgun sequence:
- the abhd6b gene encoding monoacylglycerol lipase ABHD6b yields the protein MDLDVVTLFATAVGTLAVPLLLFMATFMLWPSLLIKVYFWYWRSTLGLQVYHADCGGYRFCYSSRGRPSVRPSILMLHDFSAHKDTWLSLIKYLPKHLHFLCVDMPGHEGTTRTSADDYSIQGQVRRIRQFVETIHLNRKPFHLVGTSMGGNVAGVYAAYYPSDLCSLTLICPTGVKYPSKTKFDNHMHELELSEYTLGIPLIPSTPQEMEDMLKLCSHVRFKVPQQILQGLVDVRLPHNDFYHKVFVEIMKEKSKYALHEHMHLITTPLQVIWGKQDQVVDVSGAYLLAEALPSCRVDLLENCGHSVVMERPRHTAKLILDFIVSQQSFPSTTTKKKF from the exons ATGGATCTGGATGTAGTGACCTTATTTGCCACTGCTGTGGGGACACTTGCTGTTCCACTTCTGCTTTTCATGGCAACCTTTATGCTGTGGCCTTCATTACTCATCAAAGTTTATTTCTG GTACTGGAGGAGCACCCTGGGTCTGCAGGTGTACCATGCTGATTGCGGAGGATATCGGTTCTGTTACTCTTCCAGAGGGAGGCCTAGTGTCAGGCCATCCATCCTCATGCTGCACGATTTTTCTGCACACAAAGACACTTGGCTGTCTTTGATTAAG TACCTTCCAAAGCATCTACACTTTCTGTGCGTGGACATGCCAGGGCATGAGGGAACAACACGTACCAGTGCAGATGACTACTCTATCCAGGGACAGGTTAGGAGAATACGTCAG TTTGTAGAAACTATTCATCTGAACCGGAAACCATTTCACTTGGTGGGCACCTCAATGGGAGGAAATGTAGCGGGAGTGTATGCAGCCTACTATCCATCTGACCTCTGTAGTCTGACTCTCATCTGTCCAACGG GTGTAAAGTACCCTTCCAAAACCAAATTCGATAACCACATGCATGAGCTGGAGCTCAGTGAGTACACGCTTGGCATCCCTCTCATCCCTTCTACGCCCCAAGAGATGGAGGACATGCTGAAGCTCTGCTCCCATGTACGCTTCAAAGTCCCCCAACAG attcttcaaggACTGGTGGATGTACGACTTCCACACAATGACTTTTATCATAAAG TGTTTGTGGAGATTATGAAGGAGAAGTCTAAATATGCCCTGCATGAACACATGCACCTGATAACCACCCCTCTTCAAGTCATCTGGGGAAAGCAAGACCAG GTAGTAGATGTGTCTGGGGCATATTTGTTGGCTGAGGCTCTGCCAAGCTGTCGTGTGGACCTGTTGGAGAATTGCGGCCATTCTGTAGTGATGGAGCGACCCCGACACACTGCCAAACTGATCTTAGACTTTATCGTCTCTCAGCAGAGCTTCCCAAGTACAACTACCAAGAAGAAATTCTAA